The following coding sequences lie in one Fusarium poae strain DAOMC 252244 chromosome 1, whole genome shotgun sequence genomic window:
- a CDS encoding hypothetical protein (TransMembrane:1 (o1051-1067i)~BUSCO:6075at5125), which translates to MMSRKAKRKLEDTDASSDRKRARTLRDTPVKRDLLNRCYDKVTTLREYILLNLPPRSRLRRKKIASVGAGEDVGELERSLSRLLDTSLVCFADQQNVEDDHTRKMQYIEFTQKGDESHVSLSDGIAGSAFCQDDIVDFVLWLLFRRESNVGGRPKHILCDGFKRSGGPKNQGTTNIPGLFSHYPNSHVKALKESPWPQLLALLGKAGEEIMVKLLADASIYIAVEAGFNNYHQLSGVPLAELDLPGGNVSLNKGLACVVRKPTDITLVRSRIFYAKPSLSTNGLVQAGYKHIHVLNRHRRPSDSANLDVEHQGVINVMMYMFPRQFGLHNVFTSQVDPTKTSQKFQDYTSREDEIAAAFKTKPGDITPRKPKTPKRLRGDAEQLVKRLQILHSRCSYTELLRHYCPCVFDRFSRSRKPRLKKILISSRKLKPLQDAPPRSKQKCASSQMYPEAGTFDTQTQSLPKHDSLEELATPPSQVSSFCQAALSKIIPDSFWGNGDAGKHNKSTVMRSVHHFIRLRRFETMSLHEITQDLKITEISWLQPHNYGAQKPSRTDTEKRLEIFHEFLYFVFDSLLIPLIRNNFYVTESNTHRYRVFYFRHEVWRRIAEPAMADLKADMFEELKMNEALQILEKRELSTSQIRLLPKGNKLRPIMNLRRRSMARGPSKKLGRSINKVLGPIHSLLKLETRINPSKLGSTMFSVSDIYNRLKAFKETLSPGHGKLYFAKADVKAAFDTIPQEAVIELMKSVPSQTKYTIMRHVEVKPGERAVIDDDKYSSKAVRRWYASALSENENPAFTVRLEGDLAPKKKNTVFVDSAFRKTENTGELMSLLKEHVKQNLVKVGKKYYRQKVGIPQGSVLSSFLCNYFYADLESKHLGFLDSPDCLLLRLIDDFLLITLDQNKAVRFVNAMHGGFPEYGVTVNPAKTMVNFDMLYDGEPVRKYNHEKGFPYCGTAINCQTLDITKDRERDANIDVSTSLTVDFGRTPGQNFQRKVLNAFKIQSHLMFYDTSHNSTRTVLSSLQGAFVETASKMWAYIRCLRKNQHPSSEMILRTIATLIDVAYKLLTSKSRMMKYPQYTCSIRQSQVALIACLAFEKVLATKQSNYQAVIKWLRRKVDKLASGRNHEPMHTPRNGQISG; encoded by the exons ATGATGTCCCGCAAAGCAAAACGGAAGCTTGAAGATACCGACGCGTCAAGTGACCGAAAAAGAGCCAGAACATTACGTGATACGCCTGTGAAACGCGACCTCTTGAATCGTTGCTACGACAAAGTCACTACGTTAAGAGAATATATCCTCCTTAATCTGCCGCCGCGCTCTCGTCTTCGAAGAAAGAAGATAGCGTCTGTTGGTGCGGGGGAAGATGTCGGAGAACTTGAAAGAAGTTTGTCGCGACTCCTCGATACGTCACTTGTTTGTTTCGCCGACCAGCAGAATGTCGAGGATGATCACACGCGAAAGATGCAATATATTGAATTTACACAAAAGGGGGATGAATCCCATGTTAGTTTATCAGATGGCATCGCGGGATCTGCGTTTTGCCAAGATGAT ATTGTGGATTTCGTCTTGTGGCTACTCTTCCGTCGAGAATCGAACGTTGGAGGACGGCCTAAACACATCCTATGCGACGGCTTCAAAAGATCAGGCGGCCCAAAAAATCAAGGGACGACCAATATCCCGGGTCTATTCAGCCACTACCCTAATTCCCATGTAAAAGCACTCAAAGAAAGTCCCTGGCCACAGCTGCTAGCTCTACTCGGCAAAGCTGGCGAAGAGATCATGGTCAAACTCCTTGCCGATGCATCAATCTATATAGCCGTTGAAGCTGGCTTCAATAATTACCACCAACTGTCAG GCGTGCCTCTTGCAGAGCTTGATCTCCCTGGCGGCAACGTATCACTGAATAAGGGGTTGGCTTGTGTAGTGCGTAAACCAACAGACATTACTTTGGTGAGAAGTAGAATATTCTATGCTAAGCCGTCTCTCTCGACGAACGGGCTTGTCCAAGCCGGCTACAAACACATTC ACGTATTGAATAGGCATCGCAGACCCTCTGACTCCGCCAACTTGGATGTTGAACATCAAGGTGTAATCAATGTCATGATGTACATGTTTCCTCGTCAATTCGGACTGCACAACGTCTTTACCTCCCAGGTTGACCCCACCAAAACTTCTCAAAAGTTCCAGGACTATACGTCAAGAGAAGATGAGATTGCTGCCGCCTTCAAGACTAAACCAGGAGATATTACTCCAAGAAAGCCGAAAACGCCCAAGCGGCTCCGCGGTGACGCCGAGCAACTCGTGAAGCGTTTACAAATCCTTCATAGCCGATGCTCTTATACGGAGTTACTGAGGCATTACTGCCCTTGCGTCTTTGACAGATTCTCGCGGAGTCGAAAGCCAAGGCTCAAGAAGATCCTCATATCATCTCGGAAGCTGAAGCCTTTGCAGGACGCACCCCCGAGGTCGAAACAAAAATGCGCTTCATCCCAGATGTATCCGGAAGCAGGAACTTTCGACACACAGACGCAATCACTTCCGAAGCACGACTCTCTAGAAGAACTGGCCACACCACCATCTCAAGTTTCTTCGTTCTGTCAAGCAGCCCTGTCCAAGATCATCCCAGATAGCTTCTGGGGAAACGGAGATGCTGGGAAACACAACAAATCAACTGTGATGCGAAGCGTTCATCACTTCATCAGGCTCAGGCGCTTTGAGACTATGTCGCTACATGAAATAACGCAGGACCTCAAG ATTACAGAGATTTCTTGGCTCCAACCTCATAATTATGGTGCCCAGAAACCCAGCAGAACGGACACCGAGAAGCGTCTTGAGATTTTCCAcgaatttctttattttgtTTTTGACTCACTTTTGATACCCCTGATTCGCAACAACTTTTATGTCACTGAATCCAATACCCATCGTTATCGAGTTTTCTACTTCCGCCATGAAGTATGGAGACGAATTGCAGAGCCTGCCATGGCAGATCTCAAAGCAGACATGTTTGAGGAGCTTAAGATGAATGAGGCGCTCCAGATACTGGAAAAACGGGAGCTGAGCACCAGTCAGATTCGACTATTACCCAAGGGTAACAAGTTGCGCCCCATCATGAACCTGCGACGAAGATCTATGGCTCGGGGACCATCCAAGAAACTTGGTCGCAGCATCAACAAAGTTCTGGGACCTATCCACTCGCTCTTAAAATTAGAAACG AGAATTAATCCATCAAAACTGGGATCTACAATGTTCTCAGTAAGCGACATTTACAACCGACTCAAGGCCTTTAAAGAAACTCTAAGTCCCGGTCATGGCAAGCTGTACTTTGCCAAGGCTGATGTCAAGGCTGCTTTTGATACTATTCCACAGGAAGCAGTCATCGAGCTTATGAAATCCGTGCCTAGCCAAACCAAGTACACCATCATGAGGCATGTGGAGGTCAAGCCAGGCGAACGAGCGGTGATAGACGACGATAAATATTCCTCCAAAGCCGTCCGGCGATGGTACGCTTCCGCTTTGAGTGAGAATGAGAACCCAGCTTTCACAGTGCGTCTTGAGGGGGACCTGGCaccgaagaagaaaaacactGTCTTTGTAGACAGTGCGTTCCGCAAGACCGAGAATACTGGAGAGCTCATGAGTCTCTTGAAGGAGCACGTTAAACAAAATCTTGTCAAGGTGGGGAAGAAGTACTACAGGCAGAAAGTCGGCATTCCTCAAGGCTCAGTCCTATCCTCGTTCCTATGCAACTACTTTTATGCCGATCTTGAATCAAAGCATTTGGGGTTTCTGGATTCACCAGATTGTCTTCTGTTGCGTCTCATTGACGATTTTCTCCTCATCACTTTAGATCAAAACAAGGCTGTCAGATTTGTGAACGCCATGCATGGTGGGTTTCCCGAATACGGAGTTACGGTCAACCCGGCCAAGACCATGGTCAACTTCGACATGCTATATGATGGCGAACCTGTTCGAAAGTACAACCATGAAAAGGGCTTTCCTTACTGTGGGACGGCGATTAACTGTCAGACACTGGATATAACCAAGGATAGAGAAAGAGACGCAAACATCG ATGTATCGACCTCCCTTACGGTTGACTTTGGCCGCACCCCGGGCCAGAATTTCCAGCGAAAAGTTCTGA ACGCATTCAAGATCCAATCACATTTGATGTTCTACGACACGTCTCACAATTCAACCCGGACCGTTCTATCATCACTCCAGGGTGCTTTCGTCGAGACTGCCAGCAAGATGTGGGCGTATATCCGCTGCCTCAGAAAAAACCAGCATCCCAGTAGTGAAATGATACTTC GAACCATTGCCACGTTGATAGACGTGGCTTATAAATTGCTAACGAGCAAATCCCGAATGATGAAATACCCCCAGTATACTTGTAGTATACGACAGTCGCAAGTTGCTCT CATTGCCTGCCTGGCTTTTGAGAAGGTGCTTGCGACCAAACAAAGCAATTATCAGGCAGTAATCAAGTGGCTTCGCAGAAAAGTAGACAAACTTGCTTCTGGGAGAAACCATGAACCCATGCATACGCCCAGAAATGGACAAATATCGGGTTAG